The Candidatus Manganitrophus noduliformans genome window below encodes:
- a CDS encoding recombinase family protein, with amino-acid sequence MSSYLFYCRKSSESEERQVLSIDAQIVELTRLARNLQLRDFEVLTEARSAKSPGRPVFNAMMEKVSRGGVKAILCWKLDRLARNTKDGGEIVWALDRGDIQEIITPHTTYRNNSNDKFHMQLEFGMAKKYVDDLSDNVKRGNRAKLERGWLPGLAPLGYLNEPRERTIVKDQERFPVVRKMWDLLLQGTRPSAICKIANEEWGLKTRTFRKQEGGPLPLTTIYRIFSNPFYYGLIEREEGIFQGRQEPMITEEEYWKAQEILGRRGRPRPKGHHFSYTGLIRCGTCGFMITAEEKCNRYGSHYVYYRCTKKNRRVACREPHINLLNLEMQIGGQLERIFVPQPLLDIALNYLRQEEQEEEQQSLHIRKSLEKAFHDCERKLQNLNHMRLKDLINDDEYTKEKRLILEEKIRLEKGLENQSGYYKQARERTEKTLIYAHEAREKFENGTLEEKRTILQEFGSNLLLRDKKLIIEAEKPLIILEEGLSGFQSKNYPIEPQINGLNQSAIGHVDPVVRTGCTRREDVRTFSKKLGNSGRQKQLMKKLVRTIFEFYKSSLVKKDLPGMSDRDAV; translated from the coding sequence ATGTCATCCTACCTGTTCTATTGCCGGAAGTCCTCTGAATCTGAGGAACGGCAGGTCCTTTCCATCGATGCTCAAATCGTAGAACTTACCAGGCTAGCCCGGAACCTCCAATTGCGGGATTTTGAGGTTCTGACGGAAGCGCGGTCGGCCAAGTCGCCTGGGCGACCAGTTTTTAATGCCATGATGGAAAAGGTTTCCCGCGGTGGAGTCAAAGCGATCTTGTGCTGGAAACTAGATCGGCTTGCCAGAAATACAAAAGACGGCGGTGAAATAGTTTGGGCGCTGGATCGAGGTGATATTCAAGAGATCATTACCCCCCATACAACATATCGCAATAACAGCAATGACAAGTTTCACATGCAACTTGAATTTGGCATGGCGAAAAAATATGTCGATGACCTCAGTGATAACGTCAAGCGAGGCAACCGAGCAAAACTCGAAAGGGGCTGGCTGCCTGGTCTTGCGCCCCTTGGTTATCTAAATGAACCCAGAGAGAGAACGATTGTAAAAGATCAGGAACGATTTCCCGTCGTTCGTAAAATGTGGGACCTTCTCCTCCAAGGAACAAGACCATCAGCGATCTGCAAGATAGCGAATGAAGAATGGGGTCTCAAAACAAGGACGTTTAGGAAACAGGAAGGAGGGCCATTACCATTAACTACGATATATAGGATATTTAGCAATCCCTTCTACTATGGTCTCATTGAACGAGAAGAAGGTATTTTCCAAGGCCGGCAGGAACCCATGATTACCGAAGAGGAATATTGGAAAGCCCAGGAGATTTTGGGGAGAAGAGGAAGACCAAGACCCAAGGGTCACCACTTTTCCTACACCGGACTCATCCGATGCGGAACATGTGGATTCATGATTACAGCGGAGGAAAAATGTAATCGCTACGGCTCTCATTACGTTTATTACCGGTGTACTAAGAAGAATCGGAGGGTTGCCTGTCGGGAGCCACATATAAATCTTTTGAATCTGGAGATGCAGATTGGAGGGCAATTAGAAAGGATCTTCGTACCTCAACCACTCCTTGATATAGCATTGAACTACTTACGACAAGAGGAACAAGAAGAAGAGCAGCAGTCCCTCCATATTAGGAAGTCTCTTGAAAAGGCATTCCATGACTGTGAAAGGAAACTTCAGAATCTTAATCATATGAGGCTCAAAGACCTAATCAATGATGATGAATATACCAAAGAAAAAAGGCTTATTCTTGAAGAGAAAATCCGATTGGAAAAGGGTCTAGAAAATCAATCAGGATATTATAAGCAGGCACGAGAGCGTACCGAAAAGACGCTCATCTATGCGCATGAGGCAAGAGAAAAATTTGAAAATGGTACTCTAGAGGAAAAGAGAACAATTCTTCAAGAATTTGGCTCGAACCTTTTACTCAGGGACAAAAAGCTCATAATTGAAGCGGAAAAACCGTTGATAATTCTTGAAGAGGGCCTGTCGGGGTTTCAAAGCAAAAATTATCCGATCGAACCCCAAATAAATGGCTTAAATCAAAGCGCAATCGGGCATGTAGATCCTGTTGTTCGTACTGGGTGCACCCGGCGAGAGGACGTTCGAACTTTTTCCAAGAAATTGGGAAATAGCGGCAGGCAAAAACAGCTTATGAAAAAACTGGTGAGAACGATCTTTGAATTTTATAAGAGCTCGCTTGTAAAGAAAGATTTACCTGGGATGTCTGATAGGGATGCAGTATAA
- a CDS encoding DUF5677 domain-containing protein: MKEQNRILAELNRELHKLVDARLQEDIKGESDKDFFAIFALGKAYKTHEAILLLSEQGYGEDALVLTRMLFELMIITSYILQDETDQRLIRYLEHDWVQRKEMYDCVVTTDKGLEFLNNELQSGNRDPLTIADIEAEYKRVMKKHNYQKHLGWSDKSISKMAEAVGRGAAYKTIYKLQCMIGHNNARSINEYIALEDGVFVVKIRPDDNLIEQTLVATFDFFGAVIDEVDKQLDWKLKNKLKDLDKRFVQEIEKTKDK; this comes from the coding sequence TTGAAAGAACAAAATAGAATTTTAGCTGAGTTAAATAGAGAGCTCCACAAACTTGTTGATGCCAGACTTCAAGAGGATATCAAGGGTGAGAGCGATAAGGATTTCTTTGCAATCTTTGCCCTTGGGAAAGCTTATAAAACACATGAGGCCATTCTCTTACTTTCAGAGCAGGGTTATGGTGAAGATGCATTGGTACTAACGAGAATGTTATTTGAGTTAATGATTATAACTTCATACATCTTACAAGACGAAACCGATCAAAGATTAATTCGCTATTTGGAGCATGATTGGGTACAAAGGAAGGAGATGTATGATTGTGTTGTCACTACCGATAAGGGATTAGAATTCTTGAACAACGAACTCCAGTCTGGGAATAGGGATCCGCTAACTATTGCTGATATAGAAGCAGAGTATAAAAGAGTTATGAAAAAACATAACTATCAAAAGCATCTTGGATGGTCAGATAAGAGTATCTCAAAAATGGCAGAAGCGGTCGGCAGAGGAGCTGCCTATAAAACTATATATAAATTACAGTGTATGATCGGACATAATAACGCCCGTAGTATTAACGAGTATATAGCGCTGGAGGACGGGGTCTTTGTCGTTAAGATTAGGCCCGACGATAACCTTATAGAGCAAACTCTCGTAGCTACTTTCGATTTTTTTGGAGCAGTAATAGACGAGGTAGATAAACAGCTTGATTGGAAATTAAAAAATAAATTAAAAGATCTAGATAAACGATTTGTTCAAGAAATAGAAAAAACTAAAGATAAATAA
- a CDS encoding type II toxin-antitoxin system HigB family toxin, with product MKVIGRTKLEDFKKGYPDACSQIDSWVAEAQEAEWKTPRDIKQRYASASFLKENHVIFNIKGNKYRLNVKVDYENKIVLIKNVGTHNEYMKWK from the coding sequence ATGAAAGTCATCGGCAGAACAAAACTGGAAGATTTTAAGAAAGGCTACCCGGATGCCTGTTCTCAAATTGATTCCTGGGTCGCTGAAGCCCAAGAAGCAGAGTGGAAGACACCCAGGGATATCAAGCAGCGATATGCCAGCGCAAGTTTTTTAAAGGAAAACCATGTCATTTTTAATATAAAAGGCAATAAATATAGGTTAAATGTGAAAGTTGATTATGAAAATAAAATAGTCTTAATAAAAAATGTCGGTACTCACAATGAGTACATGAAGTGGAAATAG
- a CDS encoding ImmA/IrrE family metallo-endopeptidase codes for MNKIKVIKTEKDYKEALELVEVLMDNNPSPESEEGEKLNLLATLIEDYETTVIPQSLPDPVDAILFRMEQANLKPADLIPYIGSRSKVSEVLSRKRPLTLSMMRALEAGLGIPAKVLLRESDEFRDPEQITWKNFPIKEMEKRGYFDKKSLKGRDINDLMESFFKPIGPPATILGLLRKSNYIRASRPMDKQALAAWSGYILKRGKEIAYPTIFKQNKINVSFMQQLAKLSADSKGSVLVFDVLKDIGIGLVVEPHFPKTYLDGAVFMTDRKHPVIGLTIRHDRLDNFWFTLMHELAHLALHFDQDINLFYDDLDNEDSSGVEIEADQLAREALVPESVWENSPAKLIPSPIAAESLAKELHIHPAVVAGKMRREGDQYQYLNTIISQAKVRKYFPEINWSK; via the coding sequence ATGAATAAAATTAAAGTAATTAAAACTGAAAAAGATTATAAGGAAGCTTTGGAACTTGTCGAAGTCCTTATGGACAATAATCCAAGCCCAGAATCGGAGGAAGGTGAGAAGTTAAATCTTCTTGCTACTCTTATTGAAGATTACGAAACAACCGTTATCCCCCAATCTTTGCCTGACCCCGTTGATGCAATTTTGTTTCGGATGGAACAAGCAAATCTAAAGCCGGCTGACTTAATCCCCTATATCGGAAGTAGAAGCAAGGTGTCAGAGGTCCTCTCTCGAAAGCGCCCCCTCACTCTTTCTATGATGCGGGCTCTTGAAGCTGGCTTGGGAATTCCTGCGAAAGTTCTATTGAGAGAATCTGATGAATTTAGGGATCCAGAACAGATTACTTGGAAAAACTTTCCTATCAAAGAGATGGAGAAAAGAGGGTATTTTGATAAAAAGTCATTAAAGGGCAGGGATATAAATGATCTCATGGAGAGTTTTTTTAAGCCCATAGGACCGCCGGCCACTATTCTCGGACTTTTAAGAAAATCAAACTATATTAGAGCTTCACGTCCAATGGATAAACAGGCCCTTGCTGCATGGTCAGGGTACATTCTAAAACGGGGTAAGGAAATCGCATATCCTACAATTTTTAAACAGAATAAGATTAACGTGAGTTTCATGCAACAGCTTGCGAAGCTAAGTGCGGATTCGAAGGGGTCAGTTCTAGTGTTTGATGTCTTGAAAGATATTGGAATTGGTCTAGTTGTTGAGCCACACTTCCCTAAAACATACTTAGATGGTGCGGTATTTATGACAGACAGAAAACATCCTGTTATTGGTTTAACCATTAGACATGACCGTCTTGATAACTTTTGGTTTACGCTAATGCATGAGTTAGCACATTTAGCATTGCATTTCGATCAAGATATAAATTTATTCTATGATGATCTAGATAATGAGGACTCAAGTGGCGTTGAGATAGAAGCGGATCAACTAGCGAGAGAAGCTTTAGTCCCAGAGAGTGTATGGGAAAATAGTCCCGCGAAACTTATTCCTTCACCTATTGCGGCTGAAAGCTTAGCAAAAGAATTACATATTCATCCAGCAGTAGTTGCTGGCAAAATGAGACGAGAAGGTGACCAGTATCAATACTTGAATACGATCATCAGTCAAGCAAAGGTTAGAAAGTATTTTCCCGAAATAAATTGGAGCAAATAA